AAATCTTTCATAATTGTAGTAAGGCTTCAATTCAAACATGTCTACTTCAGAAACAGGAAGAAATAGGAAATAATAGTTCTGCAGAATCAAAGTGACATCACTCGCATGTTATTACCTTACCACTGGTATGATTTCCTTTGAGATACATGTCTATATTTGGTATCACTTTACAATGATGGTGGTAGAGACATCTGTTTCTAGCATTATTATGAAAAGCAAAGTTGATGTCACTCACCACAACCATTGATGATCTTACAATAGTTATGTAACACAAGAAgcaatcatcctagaaatatctggTCACTCAAATGCTTTATACATTCACTGGCTACAGTTAGCTGAAGATGACTAGTAAACAAATATTGGTGTTGCCATTCTTGGCATCATTCCTGGTGTGTGTATACTCTCAAACTGCTACTAACAGACTTTCATCAACAGAATTAATCGTAAGTATCATTCTGTCAATACTTTATTTATCTATTAAAATATGAATCTCTTGTAGCTGGCATTACAAAAGAATTTATGCATAGATGTCACATTTgcaattacaaataaatgtcTTAACAATACAGCTACTCCATTAGAATATTCTATCATATTTAAAAAAAGAGACGCACCCAAAAGGTGCAGAAAACTAGTAAGGCGATTAACAAACAGAGGTGCTAATGTAACTGCAATGGACTGTGATAAACACACATCACATAAAGTCCAAACTACGATGGCTGTTGAACAATTACAGTGGGTGAGTATAATGATAGAACTCAGACATACAAATTAGTGACTCTTTTGTAATTTCTTACTATAGGCTTGTGAAACTCGCTGGGCTCAAACAGGTCTCATAAATATTACATATGAGAAAAAGGCGGGAATAGACTTATGCACAGATTTAGCTGGTAAACCCTCTAATCCACCAACAACTCCAACCACATCAGCTGCAACTCTACTGCCAAATTGTAAAGACATTCCCCAGCCATGTGCAGAAGATATAGAAGGTTTCTGTAGGTGTGTACTACCTGTTACTGGAGACACTCCAGCACCAACACAGTCAGCAAGTGATAATGATGGCAACAATGACAATGAAATAACAACAAAGATGACAAGGAGTACTATTAGCACATAAAAAGAGCTCATAGTTGATCAAGACATACACAAAACTGgactatactgtacatatctaGCTATTAGTTTTGGTGTTGTAGATTTCAAGTATTAAATTCAGCAGaactatactgtaatacaatacatatatacatgtcatTTGTATGTATTCTGTACACCTTGCAGTATGTGCTCAAGGTTGATATTAACCCATTAATGGCCACTGCCACCATATGGCAGCATGGCATCATAACGCACTcatagaataaactttagcctcgctataacttgtaaaacatgtttcatagcaagatgcaCTAGTACTGAAACAGACACGCCCATAGaggtcccgtttctgggataactggaTCCTTCCCGGACTAGTGCGCATTTGTTGTGCAATAGCGTATAGTGTAACTTTTTATAATAGGCGAATTAAATTGTTCTTCGAATAGAAAACTAGTAGCTTATAACAAAGAAAATGTTATACATAAATGGAGACAAGTAAAGTAAATAGTcggctgctttatcccagacgTGGTATGGTGGACACGAGTGCAGATACACATGCACAACagaagaaatgggacaaattaCGAAGAATGGATGGAATGGATGTGGAATGGATGTGGAATGGATTGCATTGTGTGTAGAAGAGTTTTTTGGAGTGTAATACACCTTAGCAGATAGATAGGTGGGATTCTATTGTTTGTTTGGGCTGGTTTTTACCAAGTTTAGACTTTACTGTTGGATAACTTCATTGcggttactgttatgtaaacaaaaacaacacagtcgacctccttagtttatagtgagtatttagagatatggttactaagtagttctgtgtattggaTGGTTAGTATGATGCGATTCGGCAATTCGGCCAGTGATCCCAGAGAATTTTGCCATCAATGGGTTAAGAGAATTCCCTTAGTACAACTATTGCAAAAGACTCATCTGTCAGGTTGCAAAATTATTTGTCAAACTACTTCACTAAATGATGAATCTGAAAATAAACATGCATATTTATACATTTATAAAATCGCACTGCACTAGGactaataattacaattacatactAGGAAAATTGACTAGCTTTACAAAAAAATCTTGGCTTCATTCGTCTTAATTGTAATTTGTTGATCTTCAGGTATACTGTCCTATTGAGGTTACTGGTTAGTATAGAGAGAGGGAGGAGGATATCTACACATCTTTGAGGTATGTTGTAAAGCCATTGTACAACACTGTGATAATCACACAATATTGATAACACTTTCTGGAAGTGGTATTTATAACAAATTAGAGGAGAGAGAGGAGCATTACTGTTTACATTGAACAAAGTCAGCTGTATTGTAACATGAGCAACTATCACTGACTACATTATCTTGCTTGGTTTGCTGGAAACATGTATTTCAATAGAATATGGCAAACAGTTAAGTGCAACTAAAACACAAATTATGGTACAAAAACATAGCACACCTGTATAGTGAACAGTTAAAAATACATACACTATATTCCTACAATCAATCTGCTTTCTTATACTGTTAGAGAGTGGTACAAAACTTCTATATGTGATAGCTAGACAAAAGTTTGACACGCTACACATGAATCAACACTTTCGCACTACAAGTGAATAGAACGGGACGTAAAGGACAGCATTGGATATATCTTACTGCTTTGCAACAAGCTCATAGTGTTGGCCATTAatgagttatgtttgtctgcaGGCACCCTAGTTAGCAATTAGTCAGCCAGTTGGTTGGGTGAAATCAGACAATTGACTTCAAATGTTTCCGGTAAGTTTCCATGAAATTTATTTGATACTTTATGCTGACAATAGTGACAACAAGCTGAGGTCACACGAGGCTGATTGTTAGTTAATAGTTCTGGCAGGAAACCTAAGCTACCGAAATACCTACTATCAGGAACTCATATTTGCCACAAGGCAGGTGGACCCATGGTCAGAGAGCATCACTTGTGCACCAGTGCTGCTGGTATTTGGATGGCCTAATCTGACCTGTCTTGAAACATGGACCAAAGAGTACAACATGTGTGCGAGCCAATTGGCAAGCAAACcagcacttataagctcctgctacTGCAAGAAGGCTTAAATGACTCAACACATTTAGAATTCTTAACTATAGATGCATCCTCAATTGTCTTAGTGGGCACATTATTTATTAGTAAGTACCATTATAGCAACTGCaagaaggctactgaaagcctgACACGCCTTCAGTCCTCAACCTTTTATCACAGCCTTAAAGGTGCTTTAATCACTTATACCCATGAAGTTTCATCACTTATCATAAAGACATTCATGGAAGTGGAAACTATCTGCTGTAACTGGATCGATAGTATTCTATAACCTTATGCTATTTTCTGGTAGCACAATAAGTAGTACTTCAATTACTGTGATCTCTCTTCCCAGCATAATGCTCTGTTAACCACCAAAAATCTTAGTGCACTAAATATCAGTTGATTACATTTACTACACACACTTATACAAACAATGTAGTCATATAAAAGTTTCAAATATGATGAATAGGTGACCAGTTGTACTGaagttaaaaataaataaatcataTACTGTAAAATTGAATTTAGTAAGGCTTCTGTTGGACTAATTCAGAAATAGGAAGTAATTTTAAGTTCACTAGTTTCTGCAGAATCAATCAGTGTACCTAGTGACATCACTTGCAAGAAAGGAAACCATACTAAATTTACATAAAGATGATGTCATTAACTATATGGGTAACGATGCAAAGCAGCAATACTGACAATTCAAAAAAAATAATGATAATCTACACCCAGGGGCGTAACCAGACTTTTGCTGATGCCAGGGCTAACTGTAAGgtgaagatcaaaaaaaaaagttaactacTGCCTGAatacaatagctgccctcccaCCAACTAGCTACATATCCTTATTTTCCTTATTTATACCTACACacacgtagcttgctacactgcagCTGCTTccctgaatactgtgactgctttattagggcaTCCCAAATTATTGATGCTCGGGCCTGAGTTCTGGCTATGCCTCTGAATTCAACAAGTTCAAGTTTCAAGCATTTTCAAATTTTCGGAGCAGATCCTAAAATATACTGAAGTATACAGGGTGGACAAAATTACACACGATTTAATTACTTTAGTATGTATAGAAACATTGCTCATTGTATTTGCTTGCTCATGAGAAGTACAAATAGTTTCATTTCTGTACATTAAAAGAAATGTGAGttctgtgtgtttgtttgtgaaGCATTAGAAATAAAGTTGatcatcattattaaaattaccTTCTTGTTACGCTGATGGATTTAGGGAAAGCATTGCAAATCCTGTTATTTTAGACTGTTGAAATTATGTGATATATAAGTATCATCACTGCTGTCAATAATGGATCTACCAAATCCACTAGTAGTGTATTATGTAGTATGTGTTTTAGTTGCTTACTATGTTATGCAAATATTGTAGCAAACGTGTACCTGGGAGAGCCAATAGTACAGTAACTGCAGCTTAAAGCTGATATACGTATTTAGACTACGGTacacatagtatgctttgaactTCGGTCGTTAATGAgctatttaaaatccaatacaTACCCacgggtaggtatctaaactggttagatacccgtGACAAAACTTATTGTCACGTGCGTCATGTgtttgctggattccagtcacaacaacCATCAGAAATCATTGAACAAATTCTGTGACCTGCTGTTTCAACTTAATCTCACCCAGATAGTAAATGAACCAACTTGGAAACATACTTGACTTGATAATCACCAACAATGAAGATATCATCGATGATTtgaacaagtacacgaaaaaaattggaattttcaactagagtagggaccatagcacatcaataaaaagtactgaaacaagttggagtagtccatgatattaaatcacagtaaaacaataagaagtgttatatctgctcaagataccataatggaaatgcacagtagggatataacacttcttattgttttacagtgatttaatatcatggactactccaacttgtttcagtactttttattgatgtgctatggtccctactctagttgaaaattccaaattttttcgtgtacttgtttgttaactttttttgtaaataattttattatgactggtgaacccacgcataccgcatctgaaaaggcaccgcacgccccagctatatcaattatcgtctgaaaagtgaagtatccattacgcttcgttgtcagctatgttcaacccgttacacagcatttcgaatcaagaatgttcgaaaagcacctcgacaatccacgcataccaaaagaaagaaatcatgccgcgcgccccaatcatattaattattgtctgaaaagtgaaatatccattacacttcgtagTCTGGTGCGGCTGCCCCTTCGATTAATCTCTAATCGAAGGGGTGGCCGTGCCAGACTATACgcttcgctgtaggctatgttcaacccgttacacagcagtacgaatcaagaactgtttgaaaagaacctctgcaatcgaaatagccacggtgaaaaatacggacaatttccgtttcgaagggaagccatcacgtgctcgcgccaaattgacacctttccctgtcagcaaagatgaatgggacacaaaggaggacactggtaagt
The Dysidea avara chromosome 7, odDysAvar1.4, whole genome shotgun sequence genome window above contains:
- the LOC136261055 gene encoding uncharacterized protein, which encodes MTSKQILVLPFLASFLVCVYSQTATNRLSSTELILALQKNLCIDVTFAITNKCLNNTATPLEYSIIFKKRDAPKRCRKLVRRLTNRGANVTAMDCDKHTSHKVQTTMAVEQLQWACETRWAQTGLINITYEKKAGIDLCTDLAGKPSNPPTTPTTSAATLLPNCKDIPQPCAEDIEGFCRCVLPVTGDTPAPTQSASDNDGNNDNEITTKMTRSTIST